TTCTACAGAAAGATGTTTCTATAGTTACAGTTAAAAGAATTAATGTTCTGCAAAGCGGTTTTGGGGAGAAATCTTCGACTGGAACTACTATTTAACCAAGATTTACCATAGCACCACAATTAAATTACCcactattttttaaagaaagattaaaaaaatctaaaacaaaggaaaaacacCACCAATACCTGCACCAGGAGCTATTTATTAGCATAACACTcttctttttaaagatttaatAACAACTGAAGTATATACAAAGTATTACAGCATTTACACAATAAAAAAGTTTCCTATTAGCTGATGAAGTATAAGGTAGTGCTGCAATGTACTTCAGAGCATGAATACAATAATAATGAAGCAGACCACTGTACTTTCAACTTCTCTGCTACCACACACCACAACTGTCGGTTGGAATGACAGTTAATTAAACCATTGGGAAGACACAGATTGTCAACAAAATTGTAACAGATTAACGTGCAGCACTAACCATCataaggaagggggaaaaaagctacGTACTGTCATGTTTCTACACTTTCCTAGAGCTGTAACAAACTTTCACAGCCTTAGATATAACATATGCAAGACAACATAATCACAGTTTCTCAGATATAGTTTAGCTATCGAGTGTATTTACTTCTTAACAGGAGGCTTTATACTGATATGGCTGTGTGTTTCCATTTTTGTTCatgaactgttcaaacaaatCTACAAAAACTTAAAAGACAGCATGGAGTTTGTAGTCATGGTGTGCTTGACTAATAAAGGCATTCAATATCAGCTATAGAATCTAATCATTCCTGTCAAAAGTTTAAGACTAGGAATCTTTATTtaacaagaaaagaaacaaaggaacaaaaacaaaacaaaaacccaacacatCATTGAAGACATTTCTATCAGTCAACTTTCTTTGACACTTTTTAACCTCTCCATCAGTGTAACATGAAACTATTAATATTTTTACACTGAATCAAACTCAGGACTCATTTAGGCTATGAAAGGTCAAGCAGCTTTGCTAAACtactttcactgtaaaaatgagggAACTTAGAAAATTAAAAGCATCATACCCCAAACAGTGCTTTAATAAAGGTGGATTTGCGTATTTTAACAAAGGATGCATTATTCTCTGTAGTTTAGGAACACTTTTACGTGAGCCAATAAATCCCATTCCACAGAAGATCAAGTTTCTTTGCCTATTGTTGTATGTCTAAATCTCTTATTTTGGCCAATTTTGCCTTGTCTTTTAAAAGGATTCCATTTCAATTTAAAAGCTAGTAATGTCAGTTGACAATATCTGTATTTAAGACACAAAAACGTGAGATATAAAAAAACACAAGGAACTATATAAATATGAAGAAGTTATATAATCTTTTCATGTAAACAATTTGATTATGATGAAGCCCTAATTAGATTCTGGTCTTAAACTTTTGGCAGATAATGTGTATGCTCAGCCAGGATTTGTAGTGTTATTGTTCAAGTGGAAGCCAGGTCAGTTCACATGTTGACAGGCATGCAACTTAAAAACATTGCACAACAAGCAACACAAAGAGATTTGAGAAGTGTACAAGACTTCAAGTAGACTTCACAACCCTTCACAACTGAATATTCACAAAGTTACGGTCCTTGCTTATTCTATTGTGGATTTCCTCTCACACATGGGACACTTTCTGTGACTCTCTAGCTTGCTTGATGCTATACAACCACTTGATGATTCTGGCATTTCTTTCAATTGCAGAAATGCCATATGGCACACGGTCATTGGCACTGTCATCATTTCTAAGGTCACTGTTGCTGTCCTGAGACTGTTCACAGTCTGAGCTAATCATGCTTGCACTGCGAAAGTTGAGGGATATAATATCAGAGTTAGCCCTTGCAAAATTTTCCATCCCAAGGTTTTCAAGCTCTTCAGGATCCAGTCCACAGTAGTTAAAGAATCGTTCAACATCTGCATCAACACGAAAGTATCTGTCACTTAAATCTGATTTTGATCGTTGTAGGGAGGGTCTTCGACTGACTCCACAACTGGATTCTACTGTGTCGATATCTGGGGATTTCAAGGTGGCGATGGCAGTAATTTTGGGTTTTGGAGGCAGAGGTGGGGCTGAACTACTGCAGGGTATTGCTTTTAAGGGCTTACCACTAGTTACTTTTCTAATGTCTGATGAGCTATGGGAAACGTGCAAGAAAGTCTCCGCTGACTGTTCTAAGAGCCTCCTGCTCACGTTGGAGTTGCTTTCTTGAGGGCTGCTCCGGCCCTGGGTGGGGTAGACCTTCAAAGATTCTGCAAATGAATGCCGGTTCAGCTCTGCTGAATCAGATCTGTGGGGAGGCCAGTTTCGTGAACTATGTTTGTGACCTGAACCTGAGCTGGAGCCT
Above is a window of Caretta caretta isolate rCarCar2 chromosome 2, rCarCar1.hap1, whole genome shotgun sequence DNA encoding:
- the FAM110B gene encoding protein FAM110B, which encodes MPTETLQTGSMVKPVSPAVTFTSAVPLRILNKGPDYFRRQAEPNPKRLSAVERLEADKAKYVKSQEVINAKQEPVKPAVLAKPPVCPAAKRALGSPTLKVFNNNAKTESGVQRENLKLEILKNIINSSEGSSSGSGHKHSSRNWPPHRSDSAELNRHSFAESLKVYPTQGRSSPQESNSNVSRRLLEQSAETFLHVSHSSSDIRKVTSGKPLKAIPCSSSAPPLPPKPKITAIATLKSPDIDTVESSCGVSRRPSLQRSKSDLSDRYFRVDADVERFFNYCGLDPEELENLGMENFARANSDIISLNFRSASMISSDCEQSQDSNSDLRNDDSANDRVPYGISAIERNARIIKWLYSIKQARESQKVSHV